In Nicotiana tabacum cultivar K326 chromosome 19, ASM71507v2, whole genome shotgun sequence, one DNA window encodes the following:
- the LOC107789862 gene encoding uncharacterized protein LOC107789862, translating to MANYRMDSEEEALFRHSPYTLYFVQSPSTISHANSGELTRNNNNNKNNNINEFSVCHSPIPQPEVGPLALSRYSSRGSNHSFSHHEKKISCDSLQSHETGINDENVEIDHEKHCGAILLLHGKNGNSVEEGNEYEDEYEYEEEDYYYGKGNWKRFFSLGYSDSTPWIVLQVTWRLIVSMIIALVVFYVATKPPAPKVSLEIAGVREFGLREGVDGTGVNTKMLTCNYSMSLQIDNKSKLFGLYIQPPAMEMYFGRVPFILAQGEELYAGSNGQTYFKLNVGTREKAMYGAGRIMQDMLQSGKGLPLLLRVHLTSTFHVVWGLIKPKFHHQIECLLHLHNTYNKRHRTQAYNSTCTVLTS from the exons ATGGCTAACTATAGGATGGATTCAGAGGAGGAAGCCTTGTTTCGACATTCTCCTTATACACTTTACTTCGTCCAAAGTCCATCTACTATCTCGCATGCAAACAGCGGAGAACTCACTcgtaataataacaacaacaaaaacaataataTTAACGAGTTTTCAGTATGTCATTCCCCAATCCCTCAACCCGAGGTCGGTCCATTGGCTCTCTCTCGATACTCATCTCGTGGATCTAACCATTCATTCTCACATCACGAGAAGAAGATATCGTGTGACTCGCTTCAGAGCCATGAAACAGGAATTAATGATGAGAACGTTGAGATTGATCATGAGAAACATTGTGGTGCAATATTATTGCTACATGGGAAAAATGGTAATAGTGTTGAAGAGGGGAATGAATATGAGGATGAATATGAATATGAAGAGGAGGATTATTATTATGGGAAAGGAAATTGGAAGAGGTTTTTTTCTTTGGGATATTCGGATTCGACACCGTGGATTGTTTTGCAAGTAACTTGGAGGCTTATTGTGAGTATGATAATAGCTTTGGTAGTTTTCTACGTTGCCACAAAGCCCCCTGCACCTAAGGTTTCTCTTGAG ATTGCTGGTGTTCGTGAATTTGGATTAAGAGAGGGAGTGGATGGAACTGGTGTAAATACCAAAATGCTTACATGCAATTATTCCATGAGTTTACAAATAGATAACAAGTCTAAGCTGTTTGGGCTTTACATTCAACCCCCTGCAATGGAAATGTATTTTGGAAGGGTCCCTTTCATATTAGCACAA GGAGAAGAGCTATATGCAGGGAGCAATGGGCAAACATACTTCAAGCTAAATGTAGGGACAAGGGAAAAGGCAATGTATGGGGCAGGTAGAATAATGCAAGACATGCTCCAATCTGGGAAAGGATTGCCTCTCCTCCTACGCGTGCATCTCACTTCAACTTTCCATGTTGTTTGGGGTCTTATCAAACCCAAATTTCATCACCAAATCGAGTGCCTCCTTCATCTTCATAATACTTATAATAAAAGACATAGAACCCAAGCTTATAACAGCACTTGTACTGTTCTCACTTCTTAA